The Deinococcus metalli genome includes a window with the following:
- a CDS encoding mannose-1-phosphate guanylyltransferase has protein sequence MFYPVILAGGSGERFWPLSRKSKPKQFLTLESGGRSLIQVTADRLSQLSGGMDQLMVVTANDQRSNVLEHLPDLPLENLLVEPVARDTAAAILYGALTIARDDPDAVMGVFPADHRVDNPEAFSEVISRAIAHAQAHDDLITIGMTPVYPATGYGYIELGPEVGPGVHRVARFTEKPDADTARAFLATGHFLWNSGMFIWRVQSILHAFETLVPELYGPMAEAAKVRGGLRGAYPQLPKISVDYAIMERAQNVVVIPAAFGWDDLGDWNALERLLKGDGSNVTVGRTVSLDTGGAIMYTTGGDDLIATIGLEDVVVVRAGDVTLVVRKDRTQDIKQVVQQLKKSPELERFA, from the coding sequence ATGTTCTACCCGGTGATCCTGGCCGGCGGCAGCGGCGAGCGGTTCTGGCCCCTGTCCCGCAAGAGCAAACCCAAGCAGTTCCTCACCCTGGAGTCCGGCGGCCGCTCCCTGATCCAGGTCACCGCCGACCGCCTGAGCCAGCTCAGCGGCGGCATGGACCAGCTGATGGTGGTCACGGCCAACGACCAGCGCAGCAACGTGCTGGAGCACCTGCCGGACCTGCCGCTCGAGAACCTGCTCGTGGAGCCGGTCGCGCGGGACACGGCCGCCGCCATCCTGTACGGCGCGCTGACCATCGCCCGGGACGATCCGGACGCCGTGATGGGCGTCTTCCCGGCCGATCACCGGGTGGACAATCCGGAGGCGTTCTCGGAAGTGATCTCGCGGGCCATCGCGCATGCGCAGGCCCACGACGACCTGATCACCATCGGCATGACCCCCGTGTACCCCGCCACCGGGTACGGTTACATCGAACTCGGCCCCGAGGTGGGGCCGGGCGTGCACCGCGTGGCGCGCTTTACCGAGAAGCCCGACGCCGACACCGCCCGCGCCTTCCTGGCGACCGGCCACTTCCTGTGGAACTCCGGCATGTTCATCTGGCGCGTCCAGAGCATCCTGCACGCCTTCGAGACGCTCGTGCCCGAGCTGTACGGCCCGATGGCCGAGGCCGCGAAGGTGCGCGGCGGCCTGCGCGGCGCGTACCCGCAGCTCCCGAAGATCAGCGTGGACTACGCGATCATGGAGCGCGCGCAGAACGTGGTGGTCATTCCCGCCGCCTTTGGCTGGGACGACCTGGGCGACTGGAACGCGCTGGAGCGCCTGCTCAAGGGCGACGGCAGCAACGTCACGGTCGGGCGGACCGTCAGCCTGGACACCGGCGGGGCGATCATGTACACCACCGGCGGCGACGACCTGATCGCCACCATCGGCCTGGAAGATGTGGTCGTGGTGCGCGCCGGCGACGTCACGCTGGTCGTGCGCAAGGACCGCACCCAGGACATCAAGCAGGTCGTGCAGCAGCTCAAGAAGAGCCCGGAGCTCGAGCGCTTCGCATGA
- a CDS encoding GDP-L-fucose synthase family protein, producing MPAMQPESRIYVAGHRGLVGGAILRRLHAEGYTNVITRGSRDLDLRDQAAVRAFFAAEQPEFVFLAAAKVGGILANSTYPAQFLYDNMMIAANVINAAHEHGVTKLLNLGSSCIYPRLAPQPLKEDYLLTGPLEDTNRAYAVAKIAAIELCDSYRTQYGSDFISGMPTNLYGPGDNFDLKGSHVLPALLRKMVDAKEAGAKTVEVWGSGTPLREFLYVDDLADACVFLMEQVSEPGPINIGTGTDLTIRDLAHEIADVVGFTGDLAFDASKPDGTPRKLMDVSRLAGLGWTARTTLRDGLEKTYAWYLANREQALAAR from the coding sequence ATGCCGGCCATGCAGCCGGAGTCGCGCATCTACGTGGCCGGGCACCGCGGTCTGGTCGGGGGCGCGATCCTGCGCCGCCTGCACGCGGAGGGGTACACGAACGTGATCACCCGCGGCAGCCGCGACCTCGACCTGCGCGACCAGGCGGCCGTGCGCGCGTTCTTCGCCGCCGAGCAGCCCGAGTTCGTGTTCCTGGCCGCCGCGAAGGTGGGCGGTATCCTGGCGAATTCCACGTACCCCGCGCAGTTCCTGTACGACAACATGATGATCGCGGCGAACGTGATCAACGCCGCGCACGAGCACGGCGTCACGAAGCTGCTGAACCTGGGGTCGAGCTGCATCTACCCGCGCCTGGCGCCGCAGCCCCTCAAGGAGGACTACCTCCTGACCGGCCCGCTGGAGGACACCAACCGCGCGTACGCCGTGGCGAAGATCGCCGCAATCGAGCTGTGCGATTCCTACCGCACGCAGTACGGCTCGGACTTCATCTCGGGCATGCCCACCAACCTGTACGGCCCCGGCGACAACTTCGACCTGAAGGGCTCGCACGTGTTGCCGGCGCTGCTGCGCAAGATGGTCGATGCCAAGGAGGCCGGCGCGAAGACCGTGGAGGTCTGGGGGTCCGGCACGCCGCTGCGCGAGTTCCTGTACGTGGACGACCTGGCCGACGCGTGCGTGTTCCTGATGGAGCAGGTGTCCGAGCCTGGCCCGATCAACATCGGCACGGGCACGGACCTGACCATCCGCGACCTCGCGCACGAGATCGCGGACGTGGTGGGCTTCACGGGCGACCTCGCCTTTGATGCCAGCAAGCCCGACGGCACGCCCCGCAAGCTGATGGACGTGTCGCGCCTGGCCGGCCTCGGCTGGACAGCCCGCACCACCCTGCGCGATGGCCTGGAGAAGACCTACGCGTGGTACCTGGCCAACCGCGAGCAGGCCCTCGCCGCGCGCTGA
- a CDS encoding ankyrin repeat domain-containing protein, which yields MLVDTVTTDDAILALLQDAFMHVRSGDTDALRALLDLGVPPTLRNEKGDSLVMLASYHGFLDTTRLLLERGADPEVGNDQGQTPLQGTAFKGNRDMLELLLAHGADVEGRGGNGRTALMIAAMFDRTDLMDLLLAHGADPHARDAGGATALDAARSMGAAGTARQLAALAPATSPDSAAGTP from the coding sequence ATGCTCGTGGACACTGTGACCACCGACGACGCCATCCTCGCCCTGCTTCAGGACGCCTTCATGCACGTCCGCAGCGGCGACACCGACGCGCTGCGCGCCCTGCTCGACCTGGGGGTGCCGCCCACGCTCCGCAACGAGAAGGGCGACTCGCTGGTGATGCTCGCCAGCTACCACGGCTTTCTCGACACCACCCGGCTGCTGCTTGAGCGTGGAGCCGATCCCGAGGTCGGCAATGACCAGGGCCAGACGCCGCTTCAGGGGACGGCCTTCAAGGGCAACCGCGACATGCTGGAGCTGCTGCTGGCGCACGGCGCGGACGTCGAGGGCCGCGGCGGCAACGGCCGCACGGCCCTGATGATCGCGGCCATGTTCGACCGCACCGACCTCATGGACCTCCTGCTCGCGCACGGCGCCGATCCCCATGCGCGGGACGCCGGCGGCGCGACGGCCCTGGACGCCGCGCGGAGTATGGGCGCTGCGGGCACCGCCCGTCAGCTCGCCGCGCTGGCACCCGCCACCTCGCCGGACAGCGCTGCGGGCACTCCGTAG
- a CDS encoding cold-shock protein, whose translation MAVGKVKWFNAEKGFGFIETPGSPDVFAHFSAIQATGFKKLNEGDEVEFDVEPGERGKGPQAKNIVVTKAAPVSESSRPPRRDDRW comes from the coding sequence ATGGCTGTTGGGAAAGTGAAATGGTTCAACGCGGAAAAAGGATTCGGCTTCATCGAGACGCCCGGGAGCCCGGACGTGTTCGCGCACTTCAGCGCGATTCAGGCCACCGGCTTCAAGAAGCTCAACGAAGGTGACGAAGTCGAGTTCGACGTCGAGCCGGGCGAGCGCGGCAAGGGCCCGCAGGCCAAGAACATCGTGGTGACCAAGGCCGCTCCCGTCAGCGAGAGCAGCCGTCCCCCCCGCCGCGACGACCGCTGGTAA
- a CDS encoding phosphoglucomutase/phosphomannomutase family protein: MKLTFGTDGWRGVIADEFTVANTRRVAQAHAQALRDSGGTAAAVAHDTRFLGDRFARAAAETLQGAGLDVTLLGGATPTPALSYAVKSGGLAGGVMITASHNPPIYQGYKLKGPYGGSATPDLVAEVERRIDAPAPPAAAGTLTEASIQDAYLQAVSEHIDVAAIDRAGVPLYHDAMHGAASGWMEAFAARYLHVPFHGLRNTPSPLFGGVNPEPIESNLAFTMDAMREVSGPAFAVVTDGDADRVGAVLAGGRYFNSHQIFAVLLHHLARQGKRGRVIRTVSTSGIIQRLADHHGLDVIQTPVGFKYITEAVLEGQADPAKAVLIGGEESGGIGVQGWLPERDGIFNGLLLLETVAASGKGLDEQFAEIEALTGMQHHYDRVDLHLSGDLDREGLKRATMDTKTLLHHPVTEVVTLDGVKLVFNGGFGMVRASGTEPVVRLYVEAPTPDEVQATLRQLEELARRFVR, translated from the coding sequence ATGAAGCTGACGTTCGGGACAGACGGCTGGCGGGGCGTGATCGCCGACGAGTTCACCGTGGCGAACACGCGCCGCGTGGCGCAGGCACACGCGCAGGCCCTGCGGGACAGCGGCGGGACGGCGGCGGCCGTGGCGCACGACACGCGCTTTCTGGGCGACCGCTTCGCGCGCGCGGCGGCCGAAACGCTCCAGGGCGCCGGACTGGACGTGACCCTGCTCGGCGGTGCCACGCCCACCCCTGCTTTGTCGTACGCGGTGAAAAGCGGCGGTCTGGCGGGCGGCGTGATGATCACCGCGAGCCACAACCCGCCGATCTACCAGGGCTACAAGCTCAAGGGCCCGTACGGAGGCAGCGCCACGCCGGACCTGGTGGCCGAGGTCGAGCGCCGGATCGACGCGCCGGCCCCCCCGGCGGCAGCCGGCACGCTGACCGAGGCGTCTATTCAGGACGCGTACCTGCAGGCGGTGAGCGAGCACATCGACGTGGCCGCCATCGACCGCGCGGGCGTGCCCCTGTACCACGACGCCATGCACGGCGCAGCGAGCGGGTGGATGGAGGCGTTCGCGGCGCGGTACCTGCACGTGCCGTTCCACGGCCTGCGGAACACGCCCAGCCCGCTGTTCGGCGGCGTGAATCCCGAACCCATCGAATCCAACCTGGCGTTCACGATGGACGCCATGCGGGAGGTCTCCGGGCCGGCCTTCGCGGTCGTCACGGACGGCGACGCTGACCGGGTCGGCGCCGTGCTGGCTGGCGGCCGCTACTTCAACTCGCACCAGATCTTCGCGGTGCTGCTGCACCACCTGGCCCGCCAGGGCAAGCGCGGACGCGTGATCCGCACGGTGTCCACCAGCGGCATCATCCAGCGTCTCGCGGACCACCACGGCCTGGATGTCATTCAGACCCCGGTGGGCTTCAAGTACATCACCGAGGCGGTGCTGGAGGGTCAGGCCGATCCGGCCAAGGCAGTGCTGATCGGCGGCGAGGAATCCGGCGGCATCGGTGTCCAGGGCTGGCTGCCCGAACGCGACGGGATCTTCAACGGCCTGCTGCTGCTCGAAACGGTCGCCGCCAGCGGCAAGGGCCTGGACGAGCAGTTCGCGGAGATCGAGGCGCTCACGGGCATGCAGCACCACTACGACCGGGTGGACCTCCACCTGTCGGGTGACCTCGACCGCGAGGGCCTGAAACGCGCGACCATGGACACGAAGACCCTGCTGCACCACCCGGTCACGGAGGTCGTGACCCTCGACGGCGTGAAACTCGTGTTCAACGGCGGGTTCGGGATGGTGCGCGCGTCAGGCACCGAGCCGGTCGTGCGCCTCTACGTCGAGGCCCCCACGCCCGACGAGGTGCAGGCCACGCTGCGCCAGCTCGAGGAACTGGCCCGGCGCTTCGTCCGCTGA
- the galE gene encoding UDP-glucose 4-epimerase GalE, with amino-acid sequence MTTESPPAPRTVLVTGGAGYIGSTVCSALEDRGHTPIVLDSLVQGREEFTRGRVFYRGDIADAALLDRILGEHPRVSAVIHLAALIVVPESVAQPARYYASNVSGALTLFDRVIARGIQRLIFSSSAAVYDATTTLTVSEDSPLRPLSPYARTKAMTEQIMEDLCRAGGARGLALRYFNPIGADPALRSGPYLSSPSHVLGRIMEAAAGRAPEFMITGTDYDTRDGTGLRDYIHVWDLAQAHVRAVERFDDVFRDAAALGLDHTFLPINVGTGQGVTVRELVQAFERATGRPLPHGEAPRRPGDSAGACAVIDRARTLLGWEPRLSTEQAIHDALAWLGNRPDVPVGS; translated from the coding sequence ATGACCACGGAGTCTCCACCGGCCCCACGCACCGTGCTCGTGACGGGCGGGGCAGGGTACATCGGCTCCACGGTCTGCTCGGCGCTCGAGGACCGCGGGCACACGCCCATCGTGCTCGACTCGCTGGTGCAGGGGCGCGAGGAGTTCACGCGGGGCCGCGTGTTCTACCGGGGAGACATCGCCGACGCGGCCCTGCTCGACCGGATTCTGGGCGAGCATCCCCGGGTCAGCGCCGTGATCCATCTGGCCGCGCTGATCGTGGTGCCTGAATCGGTGGCGCAGCCGGCCCGCTACTACGCCTCGAATGTCAGCGGCGCCCTGACGCTGTTCGACCGCGTGATCGCGCGCGGCATCCAGCGGCTCATCTTCAGCTCCAGTGCGGCCGTCTACGACGCGACGACCACCTTGACGGTGTCGGAGGACAGCCCCCTGCGCCCGCTGAGTCCCTACGCCCGCACCAAGGCCATGACCGAGCAGATCATGGAGGACCTGTGCCGGGCGGGCGGGGCGCGCGGGCTGGCGCTGCGGTACTTCAATCCCATCGGCGCGGACCCGGCCCTGCGCAGCGGTCCTTACCTGAGCAGCCCGTCGCACGTGCTGGGCCGGATCATGGAGGCCGCCGCCGGGCGCGCTCCCGAGTTCATGATCACCGGCACTGACTACGACACGCGCGACGGCACCGGCCTGCGCGATTACATCCACGTCTGGGACCTCGCCCAGGCACACGTGCGAGCGGTCGAGCGCTTCGACGACGTGTTCCGCGACGCGGCTGCCCTGGGCCTGGACCACACCTTCTTGCCCATCAACGTGGGCACCGGTCAGGGCGTGACGGTACGCGAACTCGTGCAGGCCTTCGAGCGCGCCACCGGCCGCCCCCTGCCCCACGGCGAGGCACCCCGCCGCCCGGGCGACTCGGCGGGCGCGTGCGCCGTGATCGACCGGGCCCGCACCCTGCTCGGCTGGGAACCGCGTTTGTCGACCGAGCAGGCGATCCACGACGCGCTGGCGTGGCTTGGGAACCGTCCGGATGTGCCCGTCGGGAGCTGA
- the gmd gene encoding GDP-mannose 4,6-dehydratase, translated as MKKALLTGITGQDGSYLTELLLAKGYEVHGVIRRASTFNTDRIDHLYRDPHESGAKMLLHYGDLADASGLRVLLERVQPDEVYNLGAQSHVKVSYDQAEYTADVTGLGTLRLLEAIRDYQDRTGQQVRFYQASSSEMFGAAKPPQGLHTPFHPRSPYAVAKVYSYWQTVNHREAYDMYSCNGILFNHESPRRGETFVTRKITRAVGRIKMGLQPKLYLGNLDAKRDWGHARDYVEAMWMMLQQDAPRDYCIATGEAYSVREFAQRAFDLVGLDAEEYIEIDPRYFRPAEVDYLLGDATETREVLGWTPKTSFDQLVQEMVEHDLELAQQEKTLIDAGHQIALKGVGNT; from the coding sequence ATGAAGAAAGCACTGCTGACGGGAATCACTGGACAGGACGGCTCGTACCTGACCGAACTGCTGCTCGCCAAGGGATACGAGGTGCACGGCGTCATCCGCCGCGCGTCCACCTTCAACACGGATCGCATCGACCACCTGTACCGCGACCCCCACGAGAGCGGCGCGAAGATGCTGTTGCACTACGGCGACCTGGCCGACGCCAGCGGCCTGCGGGTGCTGCTCGAGCGCGTGCAGCCCGATGAGGTGTACAACCTGGGCGCGCAGAGCCACGTGAAGGTCAGCTACGACCAGGCCGAGTACACCGCCGACGTGACCGGCCTGGGCACCCTGAGACTGTTGGAAGCGATCCGCGACTACCAGGACCGCACGGGCCAGCAGGTGCGCTTCTACCAGGCGAGCTCCAGCGAGATGTTCGGGGCCGCCAAGCCCCCGCAGGGCCTGCACACGCCCTTCCACCCGCGCAGCCCCTACGCTGTGGCCAAGGTGTACTCGTACTGGCAGACCGTGAACCACCGCGAGGCGTACGACATGTACTCGTGCAACGGCATCCTGTTCAACCACGAGTCCCCCCGACGCGGCGAGACCTTCGTGACGCGCAAGATCACCCGCGCGGTCGGCCGGATCAAGATGGGCCTGCAGCCCAAGCTGTACCTGGGCAACCTGGACGCCAAGCGCGACTGGGGCCACGCCCGCGACTACGTGGAAGCGATGTGGATGATGCTCCAGCAGGACGCTCCCCGCGACTACTGCATCGCCACCGGCGAGGCGTACTCGGTGCGTGAGTTCGCGCAGCGCGCCTTCGATCTGGTCGGACTGGACGCCGAGGAGTACATCGAGATCGATCCGCGCTACTTCCGCCCGGCGGAGGTGGACTACCTGCTCGGTGACGCCACGGAAACGCGCGAGGTGCTGGGCTGGACGCCGAAGACGTCCTTCGACCAGCTCGTGCAGGAAATGGTCGAGCACGACCTGGAACTCGCCCAGCAGGAAAAGACCCTGATCGACGCCGGGCACCAGATCGCCCTCAAGGGCGTGGGGAACACCTGA